Genomic DNA from Triticum dicoccoides isolate Atlit2015 ecotype Zavitan chromosome 4B, WEW_v2.0, whole genome shotgun sequence:
CTGAATCAGACAAATCTCCTCATGTAGCTACCTAAAGCAGCGCATCCCCAAATCCACGTAGCCGCAGCCACGCTAGAAGCATGCGAATTACTACAGAAAAATTGCTTCGATCCTACTCGGAGATTGGCACGCAGGAGCGCTAAGCCGCATCGAGTCGCAAGCGGGGGGCGGGGGCAGCAAGGGGACGACCTTTGGAGGGAGAGCTCCTTGCTctggagggagaggacgaggtcgAGGTTTTCTGCGAAGCGGGGCCGGGCGAGCGCGGGCTCGCTCGGGCCCTCCCCTGCGGGAGGCGGCGTCTGGCTCCGCGGGCGCTTCCTCGACGCGCCGCGGGGGCTGGGGGCGGCCGActccatggccatggccatgggaGCGCGAAGGGGGGCggagggaggaagggagggaggctAGGGTTCTGGGTTTTGCGGGAGCGTTTTCGTTTTGGTACACCTGTGCCGCGGTTCGCCCATGGCGTCGAAGGCGTGCACGCATCTTGAAACAGAAACTCAGAGAAACGCAGCAAAAAAATAATGAAGGAAAGTGGAAAAatatatcagagccaggtttcgatcctgagacctgtgggttatgggctcaCCACGCTTCCGCTGCGCCACTCTGATTCTTGTTGCATTGATGCTGAAACTCACTTCCTTATACAAGGGCTGTACTTCTCCTGCCGTTTGCGCCAAGTCACACGAATCAGAGGAACATTGTTTGCTTGGAATTCAGCCGGGCATGTAAACCTCACCTATTTTGAGCTAAGCAGATACGCAGTTCCGCACCATAGTTTGAGACTTGAGTGCATGGTGCCGGTCGATGGTGATGACTGATGACAAGGGCTGTGGCGACCAACACGATGATGATGCATGCCGCTGCAAGTCTGCAACCGGCAAAACCCCTATGCTATGCACGAACTCTCGAACCACCACGGGATGAGAGCATGTAATGTGATCAATAGGATTAGCTTCCTCCTACTGACACTCCAAAAGTTTGTTCAAATTTATTGTTATTCTTGCTGTTGGTCCTGATTCTTGTCATGCTGTTACTGAAACTTATTCCGCCAAGTTTCTAGCTCCTGTTCTGCTCGATCGAGATGGTAATGCCATTTGTGCACTTATATCAGTCTAGAGCTTCACGTACTGCCTACTACGCTACTAAGCTCTTGAATCAAGTCTCTGCTGAACAGAGGTGATCCATGCCATAGTTTCAGTTTTAGTGCAAGGGTACCACCCGATTGCGATGGTCCAATAAGCTCTTGAATTTGGTTCGTTCTCCCTTGCAGGTCTTCTTCCACAGCTCGATGTGTTGAAGATCCGACAGATGCCATGCTAGGTACTCATTCTCCCCTAGGTGCCATACTAGGTTAATGAAAGTATGTCCAATTGCTGTACTAGTACCATTACTAAATTTATAAGTTCTCATGAAATCTGCACCAGTAAGACATTTTTAATACTCAATTCATCCATCGCTCTATAGATTTCTATTGCTTAGAACATTTGAACTGCACATTTTTATCAACAGCTCATGATTTCTGAAAAACAGCACAAATTGTGCAGTATAACTCAGTAACAATTGACCATGTAAACAACATATGTCAGCACTGTAATGAATCTCTGAACACAACCTTACAGTTACACATCTCTGATTCTCTGAACATGTGCACAATGACACATAGAATTCAGAAAACCAGGGCAACACTATCAAGGTGCCAAGAATCTACTTCTACTTGATGGATCAGCACTAATGGCTCATCCAAGCACAATTACACCAAGAGAGTTTATGCTAGCATTTACATAGATGCCTCATCTAATACAGAGTTCCGTTACACTCGCTGCGCTGCGTTCCACATGGCTAGTGGAATTTTGAGTAGATTCTTCTCTGGCATCGCTGGCGGGATGAACTTGATCCTTGGTGCCTTCTTTTTCTGAAACGACAAAGCGTCGACCTTCgcagcggcgtcggcggcggaACGGGGAGCAGCGAACCATGGGTGCTTCAGCGCGGCGGCTGCCGTCAATCGCTCGTCGGGGTTGCACCTGAGGAGCCCTTGCAACACCTGGAATCCTTCCACTGACAGCTTCTCTTCAGGGAACAAATCCCGCAGCCGGCTGTGCTTGTTGTGCCCCGCCTGTAGCAGCTGCGGCGCCTTCTTAGCCAGCGGCAGCGACGTGAAGCCTGGCCACGTCCTCTCGTCCGGCACCCCGAGCACTCGGAAGATGCTCCCCAGCTGCTTTACGTCATTCTTtgtctcgtcttcctcctcgtcttcggggtcgTCCATGAACAGCGTCGTGCCGGTGAGCAGTTCGGCAAAGACGCAGCCGATGGACCACGTGTCCACTTGCGCGTCGTAGTCCTGCTTCCCCATGATCATCTCGGGCGCCATGTACGGCGCCGTGCCGACCTGGTTGTACGGCGGCCAGTCGGACATGGACATGGCCAGCCCGAGGTCACAGATCTTGAGGAGCTCCCCGTTCTTCCCGACGAGGATATTGGCTGGCTTGATGTCACGGTGGACAATGTGGCGGTCGTGCTCGTGCATCTTTTGTGCACCGGTCAGGAGCTTCCGCATGAAGTCGCGCACCGTGGATTCCGGGAGCGGCGGGTCGCCGCGCCTGTCCCACAATAAAGACTGGAGGCTCGACCCCTGGACGTACTCCATGACGAGGCCGGCGGTGTCGCCGGTGGCCGGGTCGCACACCATGCCCTCGAAGCCGACGATGCAGGGGTTTCCATCGCAGGCCTCGAGGAATCGTGCCTCCCGCTCAAGATCTTCGACGCGGGGGGGCTCCTCGGTGTCGTCCGGCGAGGAGAGGAACTTGACGGCCACATCCTTTTTGGTGACGCGGTGGCGCATCCTGTGGACGACGCCGAAGCCGCCCTCGCCTAGGCAGGCCACCTTCTCGTAGTCGTCGGTGCTCCCGATGGAGGCGCGGCTCCTCTTGCAGCACGTCGGCGATTGTTGATGTTGAGCCGCTGCGTGGCCGTGGCCGGCGTCGAGGACGGCAGCAGGTCGCTTGCGGGCAGCCATGGCGCTGGACGAACGAACTGCTTTGTTGGTGGAAAGGGCGGCGGCAGAGATCGATGATGGAGAAGGGGGAGGAAGGAACTTCCGTATGGATCCATACGCTGCGTTGGCTATTTGTTTCGACAGGCTGCCTCACCGAGTCGCCATGGAATTCAGTTGAGTCCGAGTTACGGTGGCTCACAGCTTCTTTGCCTTTCTGCCTGCGTTTTCGTTTGACCGACGGAAGATTCAGGTTCGTTCGTTTCCGAGTCGAATTCAGGTTCTTCATTTCCCTTCCCGCCTTCGTTCCGGATTCGGTTTCAATATATACTGACGAGACGATCCACACGGGAAGCTCGCCCCTTCCCGCCTCCAATCCATCGACCGTCTCCTCCATCTCGATCCCCTCTCCGCACCAACCAAGCCGTCGATCGAGCGCCGTCTGCAAGAGGTGTGATGCCGTCCTCGACACCGGCCACGCGATGACCAGAAACGACCGGCTGCCACGCTGCCGCAAGAGGAGGCGCGTCCGGATCCGGATCAGAAGCACCGAGGACTGCGAGGAGACGCGCGGCATCGGCAATGGCGGCTCCGCCACCTTCGCGATCAAGTTCCTCGGCTGCACCGAGGACCCCGCCGACGCCACTAGGAAGCTCCGGCGCGAGGCCGGATGACAGACCGGATGACAGGACTAACGGCTACAATTGTGAAACAAGCATCAGCGGAGCACGTAGCCGTGCCGGAAATCAAACCCAAGCAGTCTTCCTCTCGACTGTCGTTGATCTCCTTTTGTGAGCGTATTTTAGCCGTTCGTTCACCAGTCAATGTACCGCTTCGACAAGCTGTCGATTTCGTCAGTGCCACTGTCGAATTCTTCAGAAATGTTCAGGTTCAGATAGTTCAGGTACCGACAATTGCCTGTTCCTGAAGACGATCCTTGTCCATAGGATCATTTTGAGGGAACCAAGATCGGATTGTCTGATTGAAGAATTCTGGAAACGTGAACTTGATGAAGTTGGCATCTTCTTGGTGACATGTTTAACCATTGTACCAGCCACTATGTTAAGAATTAGGAGGACGAGGTACTGCTCGAATGTCAAGTACCAGGACTGGAGCAACCTTGCTTTGCCATGAGGATCAGGAACAGGAACAGCTAATGGACTGAAGTGTTTCTTTGACTGATGTGAAAAACCTAATGTATTTGTGTTGTGTTCAGAAGCTCAAGTTTGTATGCACCTGCACCAATTTTCTTCGGAACCAGAAATGGTCAATAGAATTTAGTAGCCACTAGCCAGTTTGATTCCTACACGGATGTCAAAAGCTGTCATGGTTGCAATTTTTAAGTAAACCATATGTCTCACTTCATAGTTGATGTCATTTCTCTTTTTATTTGCATACTTTTTCATTCTGGCTTGAGCTTTTTTTTCATACTTTATAGAGAGAGGGGAGGGGGTATATAAAAAACCCAAACCACCATCGATGTTACTCCGTCCTGtcatttttagtctgcatataagtttcgTCCGAAGTCAAAATATCTCTATTTTGACAAAacttatagaaaaaaatatcaacattcacaacgtCAAATCAATGTAgtatcactcactgttttggggcctcggagttatttccacgattgacgaaccccagggtgcgtttacgtgtcgttattcaacactcacggtttttttcgattctgaccagtttcgtggactattacccgtcatttttgggtcccaaagcgatttccatgattgtcgaaccgcaagatgtgcttacgtgttggttgtcaagactcgcagtttgggccgattctgacccctttcttggactattactcagttttgtggttcacgattgacgaaccccggggtgcgtttacgtgtcggtcatcaacactcataatttggttcaattctggtctgtttcatggactattactcatcgttttggggtcccagagcgatttccacgattgacgatccctagggtgcgtttacgtgtccgtcgtcaacactaacagttttggccaattctgacccgcttcatgaactattactcaccgttttagggtcccaaagcgatttgcatagttgttcaaccccaaggtgcgcttaggtgtcggtcatcaacactctcagtttttgccaattctggcccgcttcatggacaat
This window encodes:
- the LOC119292795 gene encoding putative cyclin-dependent kinase F-2 — translated: MAARKRPAAVLDAGHGHAAAQHQQSPTCCKRSRASIGSTDDYEKVACLGEGGFGVVHRMRHRVTKKDVAVKFLSSPDDTEEPPRVEDLEREARFLEACDGNPCIVGFEGMVCDPATGDTAGLVMEYVQGSSLQSLLWDRRGDPPLPESTVRDFMRKLLTGAQKMHEHDRHIVHRDIKPANILVGKNGELLKICDLGLAMSMSDWPPYNQVGTAPYMAPEMIMGKQDYDAQVDTWSIGCVFAELLTGTTLFMDDPEDEEEDETKNDVKQLGSIFRVLGVPDERTWPGFTSLPLAKKAPQLLQAGHNKHSRLRDLFPEEKLSVEGFQVLQGLLRCNPDERLTAAAALKHPWFAAPRSAADAAAKVDALSFQKKKAPRIKFIPPAMPEKNLLKIPLAMWNAAQRV